AGCCGGCAATATAAAGTTGCCCCTGAAAAGCTGAATGACAATTACACCAAAGACTGGCAGGAGCGTATGGCTACGGCCAGTGTCAATCTCGCCCGGGAAATTCTGGAAAAAGGTTATATAAACTCAGTATTGCCTGATTCTATCGGTGATCTGGTTTCTCTTCGTCTGGCACCTGCATATGAAGAATACAGACCCCTGAGCCGCATGCTGCTGGGAGTGGATCCGCTTAATGATTTTATGAACCGCATTACCCCCTCCGGCAATAATGCGGAGCAGGAACTAATAAAAAGAGTGGTGCTGATGCATATTCAGCCTGATCTGAGATATGATGATAAATTGACACAACAGGTGCGCGATGCGCAGATGGCACTGGTGTCTCCTGTCTATGGAAGCATTCAGGAGGGGGAAAGGATTATTTCAAAAGATGAAATCGTGGATAAGCAGGTGGATGCAAAACTCCGATCGCTGATCCATGAACAAAGCCTGCACATGGGGGGTGAAAATGCAATGAGTATCATCGTCAGTCAATTCCTGATTATCCTGGTGATTACTGTCATTTTGCTTTCCTATCTGAGTGTCAACCGGCCGAGGATTTATTTCAACAATGCTAAGCTGGGGCTGATATTGTTTACGCTCTTGTTGGCGGTGGCCGCAATGGTTGTTTCTACCAAACTCAATGATCTGGCAGAAAGGCTTTCTGATATTATCGGCCCCAATCTGAATCTTTCCTATATCTATATTGCCCCTGCGTGTATTGTGCCCATTTTTATCACCAACTTTTTTGGTCTTCGCACGGGTTTCCTCTGTAATATTCTGGTGGCGCTTTATGGGGGCGTACTGATCCAGCAAGGGCTGGAATTTGTATTTGTTCAGATGATTGCCGGTACAGTGGCTGTTTACAGTCTGCGCAAACTGAGGAAGCGGGAAATTTTCTTTTATACACTGGCCTATATTTTCCTCGCATATACTTTGTCTTATATCCTTTTTAATATCTATTCGAAAGGCGATTTTGCGGACATCAACTACCGGACAATTCTGCTGTTTGTCATCAATGTAGCGATTACGATTATCGCTTATAATCTGATCTTCCTGTTTGAACAGATTTTTGGTCTGACTTCTGACCTCACGTACCTGGAACTGCTGGATACCAATCACCCACTATTAAAAGAATTGGCGAGGAAAGCGCCGGGCACCTTTCACCATAGTCTTCAGGTTGCCAATATTGCCGAGGCAACGATAAATGAAATAGGCGGAAATGCCCTCCTTACCCATGTGGGTGCCTTGTACCATGATGTGGGGAAAATGGTAAACCACAGATTTTTTATCGAAAATATGTCTGAAGGCCAAAATCCTCATGATCAGTTGAGCTGCGAAGAAAGTACTGCGATCATCATTGGGCATGTAAAAAGGGGGATTGAGCTGGCGCATAAATATTCGCTTCCAAGGGAAATCATTGAGTTTATTGAAACGCATCATGGAACCACACGTGTGGAGTATTTTTACCGGATTTATCTACGGGAAAACAGCTGCGATGCGCCCGAATTTGAGGACAGATTTCGGTATTCCGGGCCCAAGCCCTTTTCGAAGGAAACGGCTGTTTTGATGATTTCTGATTCTATAGAAGCAGCTTCCCGTGCGATGAAAAACCCCACTCCGGAAAAGTTAAAGGAACTGGTTGATAATGTTATTGATTACAAAATCAAGGATAATCAACTCGAAAACTCCAACCTCACCTTCAACGATATCGCAGTCATTCGCAAAGTCATTCACAAACAGTTGCTGAGTATTTATCATTCGAGGATTCAATATCCGGGCAATCCGGTAGGTGCTGAAAGGAGTGTGTAAAATATCGAGACCGGTCTCTATTTTCGGTTTTTTTTTAGATTGTCCTGCATTTTCCCCCATTTAATACGGCTCATGGCAGAGTAGCGTGTGAGTTTTTTGAATGCTTTTTCATCCAACTCCTCCCAGTCTGCGCGATCAAATTGGGTGATATGGTGCAAGGGCTTAAATTCTCCCCCTGGATGAGGTGTCGAGAAACGGTTCCATGGACAGACTTCCTGGCAAATATCGCAGCCATATGCCCAGCCTTCCAGTTTGTCTTCAAATGAAGCGCTGATATTTTCCTTCAATTCTATCGTCAGGTAAGAAATGCATCGGGAGGCATCGATTTTATAAGGCTCCAGTGCCTCGGTAGGGCATGCATCGATACAACGTGTGCAAGTGCCGCAATAGTCCTTGACCGGACCGTCTGCTACTAACTCCAGATCAAGGATAATTTCCCCGATAAAAAACCATGAACCCTTGTGGGGCGTGATAAGATTGGTGTTTTTACCGATCCAACCTAATCCACTTCGCCTGGCCCATGCTTTGTCCATGACGGGTGCTGAGTCCACAAATACTCTTCCCGGTATTTCTGTTCCGGTTGTTTCTTCAATAAAAAGAAATAATTCATACAGTTTCTTTTTGAGTACTTTATGATAGTCTTCGCCCCAGGCATAAGTAGAAACTTTGGGCGCATCCTTTGGTTGGCAGGAGTCTGGCTGGGGGAAATAATTGTGAATGACACTGATCACAGACTTTGCTCCGGGGACGAGCAGACGGGGATCTACCCGTTTGTCAAAATAGTTTTCCATCCAGGTCATAGTCCCATGCTGTTGCATATTCAGCCATTTTTCCAGATCTCGTGCTTCCTTCTCGAGAAACTCAGCCTGAGAAATACCTATCATATCAAACCCCAGCCTGTAGCCCTCTTTTTTGATCAAATGCGTGAGTGTTTCAGTATTCATAGAATAAATGTACGTGATAGTTTGGATGGACAAATAGCTTTTTTACTAAGTAAGTATTATTTACTTTAGACTAAGTACTTGATTTTGATATGTGCGTTATGTTTTTGCTTCGTTCATTTTTCGCCGTCCTGCTCATTTTTTCATTTACCTGCACCATCGGTCAATCGACGATTACAGACCAATTTCCGGGTACGCCTCAGGGAGCCAAACAATTGCTGGATTATATCCTGTCAAAATCTTTTTCTGAAAGA
The Bacteroidia bacterium DNA segment above includes these coding regions:
- the queG gene encoding tRNA epoxyqueuosine(34) reductase QueG — translated: MNTETLTHLIKKEGYRLGFDMIGISQAEFLEKEARDLEKWLNMQQHGTMTWMENYFDKRVDPRLLVPGAKSVISVIHNYFPQPDSCQPKDAPKVSTYAWGEDYHKVLKKKLYELFLFIEETTGTEIPGRVFVDSAPVMDKAWARRSGLGWIGKNTNLITPHKGSWFFIGEIILDLELVADGPVKDYCGTCTRCIDACPTEALEPYKIDASRCISYLTIELKENISASFEDKLEGWAYGCDICQEVCPWNRFSTPHPGGEFKPLHHITQFDRADWEELDEKAFKKLTRYSAMSRIKWGKMQDNLKKNRK
- a CDS encoding HDIG domain-containing protein is translated as MMPRSFRLKFQYEVGKAWQGADLVAPFPFSIYKSPDSVQAEKMRVRQEVLPIFVKDSAVFPEVSRNIRKEWENIVAQLEKIRQADGSAESEIPALLAAFSRQYKVAPEKLNDNYTKDWQERMATASVNLAREILEKGYINSVLPDSIGDLVSLRLAPAYEEYRPLSRMLLGVDPLNDFMNRITPSGNNAEQELIKRVVLMHIQPDLRYDDKLTQQVRDAQMALVSPVYGSIQEGERIISKDEIVDKQVDAKLRSLIHEQSLHMGGENAMSIIVSQFLIILVITVILLSYLSVNRPRIYFNNAKLGLILFTLLLAVAAMVVSTKLNDLAERLSDIIGPNLNLSYIYIAPACIVPIFITNFFGLRTGFLCNILVALYGGVLIQQGLEFVFVQMIAGTVAVYSLRKLRKREIFFYTLAYIFLAYTLSYILFNIYSKGDFADINYRTILLFVINVAITIIAYNLIFLFEQIFGLTSDLTYLELLDTNHPLLKELARKAPGTFHHSLQVANIAEATINEIGGNALLTHVGALYHDVGKMVNHRFFIENMSEGQNPHDQLSCEESTAIIIGHVKRGIELAHKYSLPREIIEFIETHHGTTRVEYFYRIYLRENSCDAPEFEDRFRYSGPKPFSKETAVLMISDSIEAASRAMKNPTPEKLKELVDNVIDYKIKDNQLENSNLTFNDIAVIRKVIHKQLLSIYHSRIQYPGNPVGAERSV